The following are encoded in a window of Thermodesulfobacterium geofontis OPF15 genomic DNA:
- a CDS encoding CDP-alcohol phosphatidyltransferase family protein, with translation MQIKKKDFFSIPNILSLYRLFLGLIFPFLWIKRADTKILIFLIGTAILSDTLDGNIARVFKQRTDLGKILDPLADKVFINMLFVLLYLNKNISLTLVLIIITRDIVILIGALFLLLRYSDQVNFNPTYLGKACTIFQLLFLFFYFWHLFIRPLKDFYISIITQVVIFLTITSGLHYGLVFYRGFKKSPIK, from the coding sequence ATGCAAATCAAGAAGAAAGATTTTTTTAGTATTCCAAATATCTTAAGTTTATATAGATTGTTCTTAGGATTGATTTTCCCTTTTCTTTGGATAAAAAGAGCAGATACTAAAATATTAATTTTTTTAATTGGAACTGCTATTTTAAGCGACACCTTAGATGGAAATATTGCAAGAGTTTTTAAACAAAGAACAGATCTTGGAAAAATTCTTGATCCCTTGGCAGATAAAGTTTTCATAAATATGCTCTTTGTATTACTCTATTTAAATAAAAATATCTCTCTAACCCTTGTTTTAATTATCATAACAAGAGATATAGTCATATTAATAGGAGCCTTATTTTTACTTCTAAGGTATTCTGATCAGGTAAACTTTAATCCAACTTATTTAGGAAAGGCTTGCACAATATTTCAACTTTTATTCTTATTTTTCTATTTTTGGCATCTATTTATAAGACCTTTAAAAGATTTTTATATTTCTATAATTACACAGGTTGTTATTTTTTTAACTATTACTTCGGGATTGCACTATGGACTTGTTTTTTACAGGGGTTTTAAAAAATCTCCTATTAAATAG
- a CDS encoding epoxyqueuosine reductase QueH codes for MIILHICCGPCSIYPISYFKERGIEFKGYFYNPNIHPYKEFRQRIKALEEIQKIFDFEVIWDKEYGLRKFIKETFMLWDKPGKRCERCYIMRLTSTVKKALELKAEAFTTTMLYSIHQNHQLLKEIAEDLSYRYKIPFFYEDFRIGYQKGKETVKNLNIYIQGYCGCIFSEEERYSKKRKKELIKELKKSET; via the coding sequence ATGATAATTCTTCATATTTGTTGTGGACCCTGCAGTATTTATCCTATTTCTTATTTTAAGGAAAGAGGGATTGAGTTTAAAGGCTATTTTTATAATCCAAACATACATCCTTACAAAGAATTTCGTCAAAGAATAAAAGCTTTAGAAGAAATCCAGAAAATTTTTGATTTTGAAGTTATATGGGATAAAGAATATGGTTTACGAAAATTTATAAAAGAAACTTTTATGCTTTGGGATAAACCTGGTAAAAGATGTGAAAGATGCTATATTATGAGGCTTACTTCAACAGTTAAAAAAGCTCTTGAATTAAAGGCTGAGGCTTTTACTACCACTATGCTTTATAGTATTCATCAGAATCACCAGCTTTTAAAAGAAATTGCAGAAGATTTAAGTTATCGTTATAAGATACCCTTTTTTTATGAAGATTTTAGAATTGGTTATCAAAAAGGGAAAGAGACTGTTAAAAATCTTAATATTTATATACAAGGCTATTGCGGATGTATATTTAGTGAAGAAGAAAGGTATTCTAAAAAAAGGAAAAAAGAATTAATTAAAGAATTAAAAAAATCAGAAACTTAA
- a CDS encoding molybdenum cofactor biosynthesis protein MoaE — protein sequence MIFKDYKTYLKEKEILCEKLKGKFGCILEFNGFVREYDLKEGKKVPAKGLDIKELVIEKLKEIREEAIKNFDLIETIIYHATGFLKVGELVASIAIFAKHRQEAFLALSFIIDEMKKYH from the coding sequence ATGATTTTTAAAGATTATAAAACCTATCTAAAAGAAAAAGAAATTCTTTGTGAAAAATTAAAAGGAAAATTTGGCTGTATTTTAGAATTTAATGGATTTGTTAGAGAATATGACCTAAAAGAAGGAAAAAAGGTTCCAGCTAAGGGACTTGATATAAAAGAATTAGTAATAGAAAAATTAAAGGAAATTAGAGAGGAGGCAATTAAAAATTTTGATCTTATTGAGACAATTATTTATCATGCAACTGGCTTTTTGAAAGTAGGAGAATTGGTTGCCTCAATTGCAATATTTGCTAAACATAGACAAGAAGCCTTCCTTGCTCTTTCTTTTATAATAGATGAAATGAAAAAATATCATTAA
- a CDS encoding Fur family transcriptional regulator — MVLISEIVKDFKKFIRKKGLKYTSEREEILKEILESKNHFDADELYMKLRKKGSKVSKASVYRTLPLLVEAGYIQEVYRQDARSYYELTLDKLPHIHFICVKCKNVDEILDNYLAELIQKEAKNKNYTPLTYHLEIFGICANCKKGV, encoded by the coding sequence ATGGTTTTAATATCAGAAATAGTAAAAGATTTTAAAAAATTTATAAGGAAAAAAGGATTAAAATATACCTCTGAAAGAGAGGAAATACTTAAGGAAATTTTAGAATCCAAAAATCATTTTGATGCTGATGAGCTTTATATGAAGTTAAGAAAAAAGGGTAGTAAAGTTTCAAAAGCCTCAGTTTATAGAACCCTTCCTCTCCTTGTTGAAGCAGGTTATATTCAGGAAGTTTATAGACAAGATGCAAGATCTTATTATGAACTTACTTTAGATAAGCTCCCCCATATTCATTTTATATGTGTTAAATGTAAAAATGTAGATGAAATATTAGATAATTATTTAGCTGAACTTATTCAAAAAGAAGCTAAAAATAAAAATTATACACCATTAACCTATCATTTAGAAATATTTGGTATTTGTGCAAATTGCAAAAAAGGGGTATAA
- a CDS encoding FeoA family protein, translated as MLLIEARCGDKVKIKEILGDEAVLKKIEAMGLRKGDIFEVIQRWGRNLLIKNGNNRLVISSDIAKNIEVELIETSPPPCEFKPCKGKKWRWRWGWFK; from the coding sequence ATGTTATTAATTGAAGCAAGATGTGGAGATAAAGTAAAGATTAAAGAAATTCTTGGCGATGAGGCGGTGCTAAAAAAAATAGAGGCTATGGGATTAAGAAAAGGGGATATTTTTGAAGTTATTCAGAGATGGGGAAGAAATTTATTAATAAAAAATGGAAACAATAGATTGGTGATAAGTTCAGACATAGCTAAAAATATAGAAGTAGAATTAATAGAAACCTCTCCCCCTCCTTGTGAATTTAAACCCTGTAAAGGAAAAAAATGGAGATGGAGATGGGGTTGGTTTAAATGA
- the pyrE gene encoding orotate phosphoribosyltransferase translates to MKRKFSRIPISNTVEFFWQNKSYEGVLKDLSYGGLYIESKIIPSIDEEIPIVLFLEGTHPSIKLFFKGKVVRTNKEGFAVKYTYISPESFEHFKNFVNYNYPSLEIAEKEVYRFLGEAHPLFKGFINLNILALKNEILKFILERAFLYSPDKPFILSSGKESPYYLDCRKITLYSLTFGLVGALFWQKIKYLGVDGVAGMSIGADPIVCSILAKANEEDISLEGIFVRKEPKKYGTQKQIEGNIRGGMDIVLVEDVVTTGSSVLKAAEILEKEKLHIIKIFALVDREEGGKENIEAKGYEFEAFFTLSEILKRHQELSNKNA, encoded by the coding sequence ATGAAAAGAAAATTTAGTAGAATTCCCATTTCTAATACTGTAGAATTTTTTTGGCAAAATAAAAGCTATGAAGGAGTTTTAAAAGATTTGAGTTATGGAGGATTATATATTGAAAGCAAAATAATTCCCTCTATAGATGAAGAAATACCTATTGTTTTATTTTTAGAAGGGACACACCCTTCAATTAAACTCTTTTTTAAAGGAAAGGTTGTAAGAACAAATAAAGAAGGCTTTGCGGTTAAATATACCTATATTTCTCCTGAGAGTTTTGAACATTTTAAAAATTTTGTAAATTATAATTATCCCTCCTTAGAAATAGCAGAAAAAGAGGTTTATAGATTCTTAGGAGAAGCACATCCTTTATTTAAAGGTTTTATAAATCTTAATATTTTAGCTTTGAAAAATGAAATTTTAAAATTTATTTTAGAAAGAGCTTTTTTATATAGTCCAGATAAACCCTTTATTCTTTCAAGTGGCAAAGAAAGTCCTTATTATCTTGATTGTAGAAAGATTACTCTTTATTCTTTGACTTTTGGTTTGGTAGGTGCACTTTTTTGGCAAAAAATTAAATATTTAGGAGTTGATGGAGTTGCAGGAATGAGTATAGGTGCAGATCCAATTGTATGTTCTATTCTTGCTAAAGCAAACGAAGAAGATATTTCCTTAGAAGGGATTTTTGTGAGAAAGGAACCTAAAAAATATGGAACTCAAAAACAGATTGAAGGAAATATAAGAGGGGGAATGGATATTGTTCTGGTAGAAGATGTGGTAACCACAGGTAGCTCAGTTCTTAAAGCAGCTGAAATACTTGAAAAAGAAAAACTTCACATTATTAAAATTTTTGCTTTGGTTGATAGAGAAGAAGGAGGAAAAGAAAATATAGAAGCTAAGGGATATGAATTTGAAGCTTTTTTCACTCTTAGCGAGATCTTAAAAAGACATCAGGAATTATCAAATAAAAATGCTTAA
- the pstS gene encoding phosphate ABC transporter substrate-binding protein PstS, whose product MKKMVWILSFFIIILGIYACKKPSEKIEVKKFLNGAGASFPYPLYANWANEYYKLTGIKINYQSIGSGGGIRQIIEKTVDFGASDMPLKPEEVENKKLLQFPTVIGAVVPVVNLPELKNLYLILDGETLCEIYLGKITKWNDSKIKALNPGVELPDKSITPVYRADASGTTAIFTKYLTEVCKSWKDKVGYGTAVNWPVGIGAKGNEGVANYVKRTPYTIGYVEIVYAFQNKLSYVKLKNLSGNVVEPREENIREAALYGNFDPSKHFYTWLTNTPGKSAWPIVGATYILLSQDKEETNKEVVKFFDWAFKEGDKIAKDLTYTPLPEEIKEKIRNYWKKYKIF is encoded by the coding sequence ATGAAAAAAATGGTATGGATTTTAAGTTTTTTTATAATTATTTTAGGAATTTATGCTTGCAAAAAACCTTCTGAAAAAATAGAAGTAAAAAAATTTCTTAACGGAGCTGGAGCAAGCTTTCCATATCCGCTTTATGCAAATTGGGCAAACGAATATTATAAACTTACAGGAATTAAAATTAATTATCAATCCATAGGTTCTGGAGGAGGTATCAGGCAGATTATAGAAAAAACAGTTGATTTTGGAGCAAGTGATATGCCTCTTAAACCAGAAGAAGTAGAAAATAAAAAACTTTTACAATTTCCAACTGTAATAGGTGCTGTGGTACCTGTAGTAAATCTACCTGAATTAAAAAATTTATATCTAATACTTGATGGTGAAACGCTTTGTGAAATATATTTAGGAAAAATTACCAAATGGAATGATTCAAAGATTAAAGCTTTAAATCCCGGGGTAGAGCTTCCAGATAAATCTATAACACCTGTATATAGAGCTGATGCATCAGGAACAACAGCTATTTTTACAAAGTATTTAACAGAGGTATGTAAATCTTGGAAAGATAAAGTAGGGTATGGAACAGCTGTAAACTGGCCTGTTGGTATAGGTGCTAAAGGTAATGAAGGGGTGGCAAATTATGTTAAAAGAACTCCTTATACTATTGGATATGTAGAAATTGTTTATGCTTTTCAAAATAAACTTTCTTACGTAAAACTTAAAAACCTCTCTGGTAATGTAGTTGAACCAAGGGAGGAGAATATTAGAGAAGCAGCTCTTTATGGAAATTTTGATCCTTCTAAACATTTCTATACCTGGCTTACAAACACTCCAGGAAAATCTGCTTGGCCTATTGTAGGAGCAACTTATATTCTTCTTTCACAAGATAAAGAAGAAACTAATAAAGAGGTGGTAAAATTTTTTGATTGGGCATTTAAAGAAGGAGACAAAATTGCTAAAGATTTAACTTATACACCTCTTCCAGAAGAAATAAAAGAAAAAATCCGAAATTATTGGAAAAAATACAAAATATTTTAA